One segment of Tepidimicrobium xylanilyticum DNA contains the following:
- a CDS encoding Fur family transcriptional regulator, which yields MNKRYSAQKMMIEDALMKLDHPTATEIYEYIREFYPNISLGTVYRNLGLMAESGEVLRITLGDAPDRFDINTHDHIHVMCRKCGEVFDAEIDNLKELLTEMDQYLEGYTGVHIENRSMYFKGVCSSCREQS from the coding sequence ATGAACAAGCGATATAGTGCTCAAAAAATGATGATAGAGGATGCTTTGATGAAATTGGATCATCCAACTGCTACAGAAATATATGAATATATTAGGGAATTCTATCCTAATATTAGTTTGGGTACAGTATATCGTAATTTAGGCCTTATGGCTGAATCTGGTGAAGTATTAAGGATTACCCTTGGGGATGCTCCTGATCGATTTGATATTAACACCCACGACCATATTCATGTAATGTGTAGGAAATGTGGCGAAGTATTTGATGCTGAAATCGACAATCTAAAAGAATTGCTAACAGAAATGGACCAATACTTGGAAGGGTATACGGGAGTTCATATAGAAAATAGGAGCATGTATTTCAAAGGTGTTTGTTCTAGTTGTAGGGAACAATCTTAA
- a CDS encoding DegV family protein: protein MKTIVMTDSCCDLPYDFIKESNIHVIPFTYHMDGEDYSDDFGKSLDYKEFYNRIRKGSMPTTSQITAFTFEENFRKFTSEGYSVIYIGFSSQLSSTFNNAILARNMLLEENPSLDITLIDSRSASVGQGAIIFYVSQMLKEGKSKEEIIQWVEENKLKVNHWFVVDSLEHLKRGGRISSASAAVGTLLDIKPLLNVDDYGKLNVIKKIRGRKKSIKTLLDVLKLNIVNPEEQVIFINHGDCLDEAEYLKELLLKEVRVKDVMINYVGPIIGTHTGPGMLCMVFLGQDRGRI, encoded by the coding sequence ATGAAGACGATAGTGATGACCGACTCTTGTTGTGATTTGCCATATGATTTTATTAAGGAAAGCAATATTCATGTTATACCCTTTACATACCATATGGATGGTGAAGATTACTCTGATGATTTTGGAAAATCGTTAGACTATAAGGAATTTTATAATAGAATAAGGAAAGGCAGTATGCCTACCACATCTCAAATAACTGCTTTTACTTTTGAAGAAAATTTCAGGAAATTTACCTCAGAAGGCTATTCTGTAATCTATATTGGATTTTCTTCCCAATTAAGTTCTACTTTTAACAATGCAATTTTGGCTAGAAATATGTTATTAGAAGAAAATCCTTCATTAGACATAACCCTTATAGATTCAAGGAGTGCATCTGTTGGACAAGGAGCAATAATATTTTACGTATCTCAAATGTTAAAGGAAGGAAAGTCCAAGGAGGAAATAATTCAATGGGTTGAGGAAAACAAACTAAAAGTTAACCATTGGTTTGTCGTGGATAGCCTAGAACATTTAAAGCGGGGTGGGCGAATTTCCTCTGCTAGCGCTGCTGTAGGGACTTTATTAGATATAAAACCTCTGCTTAATGTAGATGATTATGGTAAATTAAATGTTATTAAAAAGATTAGAGGAAGGAAAAAGTCCATCAAAACTCTATTAGATGTACTTAAATTAAACATAGTCAATCCAGAAGAGCAGGTAATATTTATCAATCATGGGGATTGTTTAGACGAGGCTGAATATCTAAAGGAACTGCTTTTAAAGGAAGTAAGGGTAAAAGATGTAATGATAAATTATGTAGGGCCAATAATAGGTACCCATACTGGACCTGGTATGTTGTGTATGGTTTTTCTTGGACAAGATAGGGGAAGAATATAG
- a CDS encoding FMN-binding protein — protein MKGITKIFLVLLLITSLALTLTACGSSDTSNGDVTYKDGTYIGQGEKREFGYEEAEVTIEGGQITNIVLKRMTPEGEEVDYDEWIGEDGRPNLKQFRVDMAEEMIEKQSYDVDAIATATETSNGWKDAVKNALEQAK, from the coding sequence GTGAAAGGGATTACAAAGATCTTTTTAGTCCTACTATTAATTACATCATTAGCCTTAACCTTAACAGCTTGCGGTTCTTCCGATACATCTAATGGGGATGTGACTTACAAGGATGGAACCTATATTGGGCAAGGCGAAAAAAGGGAATTTGGCTATGAGGAAGCTGAAGTGACCATAGAAGGTGGTCAAATAACCAATATTGTACTTAAAAGGATGACACCAGAAGGGGAAGAAGTGGACTATGATGAGTGGATTGGCGAAGATGGTAGACCCAATTTAAAACAATTTAGGGTGGATATGGCGGAAGAAATGATAGAAAAACAAAGCTATGATGTAGACGCTATAGCCACAGCTACAGAAACTTCCAATGGATGGAAAGATGCAGTTAAAAATGCATTAGAGCAAGCTAAGTAA
- a CDS encoding COG1361 family protein: MNLKRKGFIGILVLILLISFIFAYKPSANYAADDTTTTPKQNKPGQDKIEVSDKKAIVIADTGTKAVVGKPGDKVRIELPLAVNREYVPSLNYVLRNITIEPIIPTERSEIENWPFEIDNASYIKRIKDMTYNSRADVFYDFTISQRAQKGVYPVPFLINATIWRKDDINGTQIKEDVEFELFAYVNVTENGSESKVTNEMGALSVATVEKDGSLIPAPQGNAGERIKFKIPIINNGGTLTDINIHPVISTSLDEWPFIVEVVNYGRKIPRMNPRDVITLEYEFTISPEVTSGAKPINFRATYMENGKMEESLFSAYINVIKGKEEPKEPVELPDSVPKLMVVSYTTNPETIYAGKPFELTLKLQNTSKNKSIKNASIALTLAEEELMPDIGKSDSAYIDYLGPEKTATRTFYLKALPTAVNPTSIIVVNMEYETPKVTKGTYSQAIVLEIKQEVKVSLGEPAIYGAEHAKGEPIAVTIPIMNKGKGKIFNLQVDVEGEGLAMVEEYYGGDLLPAAKTDVDFQIIGTSPGEIQGSFIIKYEDIDGAEYMEELPFQLVIKEEDYLGSQIVEEQIQTKSKKNKDLIVGGTLGALALIGGAYYMIKKGRFKL, from the coding sequence TTGAATCTAAAAAGAAAAGGTTTTATAGGCATATTAGTGCTTATATTATTAATTTCATTTATATTTGCATATAAGCCATCTGCTAATTATGCAGCAGATGATACTACCACTACTCCTAAGCAAAACAAACCGGGACAGGATAAAATCGAAGTAAGCGATAAAAAAGCCATTGTAATAGCAGATACAGGTACTAAGGCAGTAGTTGGTAAACCAGGAGATAAGGTGCGAATAGAATTGCCCTTAGCAGTTAATAGGGAATATGTACCCAGCTTAAATTACGTACTTAGAAATATTACCATAGAGCCAATCATTCCTACTGAAAGATCTGAAATAGAAAATTGGCCTTTTGAAATTGATAATGCCAGCTATATTAAAAGAATAAAAGATATGACTTACAACAGCCGAGCAGACGTATTTTATGATTTTACTATATCTCAAAGGGCCCAAAAAGGGGTTTATCCAGTTCCATTTTTGATAAATGCTACAATTTGGAGAAAAGATGATATAAATGGGACTCAAATAAAGGAAGATGTAGAATTTGAATTGTTTGCCTATGTAAATGTAACAGAAAATGGTAGCGAATCTAAGGTTACAAATGAAATGGGGGCACTAAGTGTTGCTACAGTAGAAAAGGATGGTTCTTTGATTCCGGCACCTCAAGGGAATGCAGGAGAAAGGATAAAGTTCAAAATACCAATAATAAACAATGGAGGTACATTAACTGATATAAATATTCATCCCGTAATATCCACTTCATTAGACGAATGGCCTTTCATAGTAGAAGTAGTCAATTATGGAAGAAAGATACCTCGAATGAATCCCAGGGATGTAATTACGCTAGAATATGAATTTACGATATCCCCAGAGGTTACCTCAGGAGCTAAACCCATAAACTTTAGAGCTACATATATGGAAAATGGGAAGATGGAAGAAAGTTTGTTTTCTGCCTATATAAATGTAATTAAGGGTAAAGAAGAACCTAAAGAACCAGTAGAGCTTCCAGATTCTGTACCAAAACTTATGGTTGTATCCTATACCACAAATCCAGAAACCATATATGCTGGCAAACCCTTCGAACTAACGCTGAAGCTGCAAAATACTTCAAAGAATAAGAGTATAAAAAATGCAAGTATTGCTTTAACATTGGCTGAAGAAGAATTAATGCCAGATATAGGCAAAAGTGATAGTGCCTATATTGACTATTTGGGGCCAGAAAAAACCGCAACTAGAACCTTTTATTTAAAAGCACTCCCAACAGCTGTCAACCCAACTTCCATAATAGTAGTTAATATGGAGTATGAAACTCCTAAAGTAACTAAAGGAACCTATTCTCAAGCAATAGTATTGGAAATAAAACAAGAAGTAAAGGTATCCTTAGGTGAGCCTGCAATCTATGGGGCAGAACACGCTAAGGGAGAACCAATTGCAGTAACCATACCCATAATGAATAAAGGCAAGGGAAAAATATTTAATTTACAGGTGGATGTAGAAGGGGAAGGTCTAGCAATGGTAGAGGAATACTATGGGGGAGATTTGCTGCCAGCAGCTAAAACTGATGTAGACTTTCAAATAATAGGGACCAGCCCGGGCGAAATACAAGGAAGTTTTATTATAAAATATGAAGATATAGATGGAGCAGAATACATGGAAGAGTTACCCTTTCAATTGGTAATAAAAGAGGAGGATTATTTAGGCAGTCAAATTGTTGAAGAACAAATCCAAACCAAAAGCAAGAAAAATAAAGACCTTATTGTGGGAGGAACTCTAGGGGCATTAGCTTTAATTGGAGGAGCCTATTATATGATAAAAAAGGGTAGGTTTAAACTATGA
- the ltaE gene encoding low-specificity L-threonine aldolase, with amino-acid sequence MRYIDLRSDTVTHPTEEMRKAMYEAEVGDDVYGDDPTVNRLEELAAQMVGKEAALFVPSGTMGNQIAIMVHTKLGDEIIVGANSHIVQHEVGAAARLSGVSYSVVDNPDDKIYKEDVIKRIRDEDIHNPTTGLLCLENALGNGTVVTLEEMEELYRVAKEYGIPVHLDGARLFNAATYLRVEAKEIAQYADSVTFCISKGLCSPVGSLLCGSKEFIKKAGKMRKLLGGGMRQAGVLAACGIISLEKMVNRLEEDHQNAKYLAQNLNEIEGFSVDLDKVQINMVFCEISIKDFNSKEFVEYLLEKGIKVNDGGSIFRFVTNKDVNKKDIDFVIDCIREYIYI; translated from the coding sequence ATGAGATACATCGATTTAAGAAGTGATACGGTAACTCACCCAACAGAAGAAATGAGAAAAGCTATGTATGAAGCTGAAGTTGGAGACGATGTTTATGGCGATGATCCAACGGTTAATAGGTTGGAAGAATTAGCAGCACAAATGGTAGGTAAAGAGGCAGCATTATTTGTTCCTTCTGGAACCATGGGGAACCAAATAGCCATTATGGTTCATACTAAGTTGGGAGATGAGATAATAGTAGGAGCTAATAGCCATATCGTTCAACATGAGGTGGGTGCTGCAGCAAGGTTATCGGGTGTCAGTTACTCTGTTGTGGACAACCCAGACGATAAAATATATAAAGAAGATGTGATAAAAAGGATTAGAGATGAGGATATCCATAATCCAACAACGGGATTACTATGTTTAGAAAATGCTTTAGGAAATGGAACTGTAGTAACCTTAGAAGAGATGGAGGAATTATATCGGGTAGCTAAAGAATATGGTATCCCAGTCCATTTAGACGGGGCTAGGCTTTTTAACGCTGCCACCTATTTGAGAGTGGAAGCAAAGGAAATTGCCCAATATGCAGATTCCGTAACCTTTTGTATATCTAAAGGGCTATGTTCTCCTGTAGGATCATTGCTTTGTGGTTCTAAGGAGTTTATAAAAAAGGCTGGAAAGATGAGAAAACTATTAGGCGGTGGCATGAGACAAGCGGGAGTTCTTGCTGCCTGTGGAATAATTTCTCTGGAAAAGATGGTTAATAGGCTTGAAGAAGACCATCAGAATGCAAAGTATTTAGCCCAAAATTTAAATGAAATAGAAGGGTTTTCAGTGGATTTGGATAAAGTCCAGATCAATATGGTATTCTGTGAGATAAGCATAAAGGATTTCAATTCTAAGGAATTTGTTGAATACCTATTAGAAAAAGGTATAAAGGTTAACGATGGTGGAAGCATATTTAGATTTGTGACAAATAAGGATGTAAATAAAAAAGACATCGACTTTGTAATAGATTGCATTAGAGAATATATATATATATAA
- a CDS encoding ABC transporter ATP-binding protein, protein MEGYIKLKKVRKEFILGKNIIKAVNGIDLSIKKGEMLRIAGRSGSGKSTLLNLMAGLEKVTSGEIIIAGGHIEKMNERERIRFRRENIGFIFQSYNLLPQYTALENVALPLILRGVAPKEREKMAKEIMEQVGIYSHANHKPNEMSGGQQQRVGIARALVTNPPIVFADEPTGNLDTKTSEQVMELLEKLFKEKGTTFVLVSHDEDTRDYIEKTIYLEDGKIINSKLNKEENH, encoded by the coding sequence TTGGAAGGATACATAAAATTAAAAAAAGTCCGGAAAGAGTTTATCTTAGGAAAAAACATAATTAAGGCTGTAAATGGAATAGATCTGTCCATAAAAAAGGGAGAAATGCTTAGGATAGCTGGACGTTCTGGCTCGGGCAAGTCAACACTTTTAAATTTAATGGCTGGATTGGAAAAGGTTACATCTGGTGAAATAATAATTGCTGGTGGTCATATTGAAAAAATGAATGAAAGAGAACGAATCAGATTCAGGAGGGAAAATATAGGCTTTATATTTCAATCTTACAATTTATTACCTCAATATACAGCATTAGAAAATGTAGCCCTTCCCTTGATATTAAGGGGGGTAGCTCCTAAAGAAAGGGAAAAAATGGCCAAAGAAATTATGGAACAAGTAGGGATATACTCCCATGCAAATCATAAACCAAATGAAATGTCTGGAGGGCAGCAGCAACGTGTAGGTATAGCTAGAGCCTTGGTTACAAACCCACCAATAGTTTTTGCAGATGAACCTACAGGAAATTTAGATACAAAGACAAGTGAACAAGTAATGGAATTATTAGAAAAACTTTTCAAGGAAAAGGGGACAACCTTTGTATTAGTATCTCATGATGAGGACACAAGGGATTATATAGAAAAGACCATATATTTGGAGGATGGAAAAATCATAAATTCAAAACTGAATAAGGAGGAAAATCATTGA
- the ahpC gene encoding alkyl hydroperoxide reductase subunit C, which yields MSLIGKEISDFTVKAFVDGDFKDISKEDLLGKWSVFIFYPADFTFVCPTELEDVADLYEEFKKIDAEVYSVSTDTHWVHKAWHDTSDTIKKIKFPMLADPTGKLCRDFGVYLEDEGVALRGSFVVNPAGKIVAYEVNENSIGRDASELLRKVQAAQFVAKHGDQVCPARWKPGDETLKPGIDLVGKL from the coding sequence ATGTCACTTATAGGTAAAGAAATATCAGATTTCACAGTAAAGGCTTTTGTTGACGGAGACTTTAAGGATATTAGTAAGGAAGACTTGCTAGGCAAGTGGTCAGTATTTATTTTCTATCCTGCAGATTTTACTTTTGTATGTCCAACAGAACTAGAGGACGTAGCTGATCTTTATGAAGAATTCAAAAAAATTGACGCAGAAGTATATTCAGTATCAACAGATACCCATTGGGTGCACAAGGCTTGGCATGATACTTCAGACACCATTAAGAAGATTAAATTCCCAATGTTAGCTGACCCAACTGGAAAGCTTTGTAGAGACTTTGGAGTATATTTAGAAGATGAAGGAGTAGCTTTAAGAGGAAGTTTTGTAGTTAACCCAGCAGGAAAGATCGTAGCTTATGAAGTTAACGAAAACAGTATAGGTAGAGATGCTTCTGAATTATTGAGAAAGGTTCAAGCTGCTCAATTTGTTGCAAAACATGGAGATCAAGTATGTCCTGCTAGATGGAAACCGGGAGATGAAACTCTAAAACCTGGAATCGACTTGGTAGGTAAACTATAA
- the wrbA gene encoding NAD(P)H:quinone oxidoreductase, with the protein MDKVKLAVIYYSSTGTNYQLAKWAEEAAKEAGAEVRVLKVPELASQAAIDSNAAWKAHVEATKDVPIATPDDLVWADAIIFSTPTRYGNVSSQMKQFLDTTGGVWAQGKLVNKVVSAMSSAGNPHGGQEATIQSLYVSMMHWGAIIVPPGYTDKSVYVAGGNPYGTSVTVDGEGKMIENVEAAVKHQAKRTVMVAEWIKRGSR; encoded by the coding sequence ATGGATAAAGTAAAATTAGCTGTTATATATTATAGTTCCACCGGAACTAACTACCAATTAGCAAAATGGGCAGAGGAAGCTGCAAAGGAAGCAGGTGCGGAGGTAAGGGTGTTAAAGGTACCAGAACTAGCTTCGCAAGCAGCCATTGACTCAAATGCAGCCTGGAAGGCTCATGTTGAAGCCACAAAAGATGTCCCAATAGCCACACCTGATGATTTAGTTTGGGCAGACGCTATTATATTTAGCACTCCAACCCGTTATGGTAATGTGTCATCTCAGATGAAACAGTTCTTAGATACTACAGGAGGAGTGTGGGCGCAAGGTAAGCTGGTAAATAAGGTTGTATCTGCCATGTCTTCTGCAGGAAATCCTCATGGCGGGCAGGAGGCTACCATCCAAAGCCTTTATGTTTCCATGATGCATTGGGGAGCCATAATCGTTCCACCGGGATATACTGATAAATCCGTTTATGTGGCAGGAGGAAATCCTTATGGAACTAGTGTAACAGTCGATGGAGAAGGAAAGATGATAGAGAATGTAGAAGCTGCAGTAAAGCATCAGGCAAAGAGAACAGTGATGGTGGCAGAATGGATTAAAAGGGGAAGTAGGTAA
- a CDS encoding YibE/F family protein encodes MNDKIWVILLLVLLIPLKVYSDYMEPTEIHMERAIVLEVEEGENIEEIEGLLGQVQYVKLQILSGKFKGQIFEVENNLSNNMAYDIVVKEGDRVIVGIEEYEEDFVEVYITDYARQSYVFYLLALFILLILAIGRGKGLKAILTLGITIFIIVKILLPLMLKGINPIPISVLAAIVITIITILFIAGINTKSISAIIGTCSGVIIAGIIAYFVGSQVRLTGLSSEEATMLMFIPQRVDFDFRGLLFSGIILGALGAIMDVGMSIASSIEEIHNANKSFTRKELFNSGMNVGRDIMGTMTNTLILAYTGSSIPLLLLFMAYETSMIKVINLDIIATEIVRSLSGSIGLVLTIPLTALVSTFLIKRENSKKEGF; translated from the coding sequence ATGAATGATAAAATTTGGGTTATTCTCCTGTTAGTGCTATTGATCCCATTAAAAGTTTACAGCGATTATATGGAACCAACGGAAATACATATGGAAAGAGCTATTGTTTTAGAAGTAGAGGAAGGGGAGAATATTGAAGAAATAGAAGGTTTACTAGGCCAAGTCCAATATGTAAAGCTTCAAATACTTAGTGGGAAGTTCAAAGGCCAAATATTTGAGGTGGAAAACAACCTATCCAACAATATGGCCTATGATATTGTGGTAAAAGAAGGGGATAGGGTAATAGTAGGCATTGAAGAATATGAAGAGGATTTTGTAGAAGTTTACATAACGGATTATGCTCGACAAAGCTATGTTTTCTATCTTTTAGCCTTGTTCATACTGTTAATCCTGGCCATTGGGAGAGGAAAAGGGTTGAAAGCTATATTGACTTTGGGCATTACCATATTTATAATTGTAAAGATATTGTTGCCCTTGATGTTGAAAGGAATAAATCCAATTCCTATTTCCGTTTTAGCTGCCATAGTCATTACCATAATTACCATTTTATTTATTGCAGGAATTAATACTAAGAGCATTTCTGCCATAATAGGTACTTGTAGTGGTGTGATTATTGCTGGAATTATAGCCTACTTTGTTGGCAGCCAGGTTAGGTTAACGGGCCTTAGCAGTGAAGAAGCTACCATGCTCATGTTCATCCCCCAAAGGGTGGATTTCGATTTTCGAGGCCTATTGTTTTCAGGAATCATATTAGGAGCTCTAGGTGCCATAATGGATGTAGGGATGTCTATAGCCTCATCTATAGAGGAAATACACAATGCCAATAAAAGCTTTACAAGGAAGGAATTATTTAATTCAGGCATGAATGTAGGAAGGGATATAATGGGGACTATGACCAATACATTGATATTAGCCTATACTGGCAGCTCCATACCTTTATTGCTCCTATTCATGGCCTATGAAACCTCTATGATTAAAGTCATAAATTTGGACATTATTGCAACGGAAATAGTAAGGTCCCTATCGGGCAGCATTGGATTGGTTCTAACCATTCCATTAACTGCTTTGGTTTCCACCTTCTTAATAAAAAGGGAAAATTCCAAGAAAGAAGGTTTCTAA
- a CDS encoding DUF4430 domain-containing protein, protein MKKRNVFLLLLLSIIIILGNIQIFRGIKDYFSEDVVFGQTNKLEIEYWMDTSAEEISESQSSESMLAKLRNEKVEFHDSSKIHEEERENINSNATDSKERRSPWEKLLESKEKRKKNEASIQDLVLEKAKEDKIKEDKINEEKNKKEEETINKFQEEIRKLSQNTKKGPEENNKDQEENKNVEEKATEEQKKATKKAKKEKEKKEREQKEKRKKENIVTMQIRCDTAVAKGMADNPEWQGIVPKSGIILANTEFRIKEGDTVLDVLLMAKEQYKFHVSYRGEGGSAYVEGINNLYEFDGGRWSGWMYCVNGWYPNYGAGAYVLKGGDVIEWNYTCNLGKDLGQEWIGD, encoded by the coding sequence ATGAAGAAGAGAAACGTTTTCCTGTTACTATTGTTATCTATAATAATTATTTTGGGGAACATACAGATTTTTAGGGGAATAAAAGATTATTTTTCTGAAGATGTGGTCTTTGGACAAACTAATAAGCTAGAGATTGAATATTGGATGGATACCAGTGCAGAGGAAATTAGTGAAAGCCAGAGTTCTGAGTCCATGTTAGCCAAGTTAAGAAATGAAAAAGTAGAATTCCATGATTCATCCAAAATCCATGAGGAAGAAAGGGAAAATATCAATTCGAATGCCACAGATTCCAAAGAAAGGAGATCACCTTGGGAAAAGTTATTGGAATCTAAGGAAAAGAGAAAAAAGAATGAAGCATCTATCCAAGACCTAGTCCTTGAAAAGGCCAAGGAAGATAAAATAAAGGAAGATAAAATAAATGAAGAAAAAAATAAAAAAGAAGAAGAAACAATAAATAAGTTTCAGGAGGAAATAAGGAAGCTTAGTCAAAATACAAAGAAGGGTCCTGAAGAAAATAATAAGGACCAAGAAGAGAACAAAAATGTAGAAGAAAAAGCAACAGAAGAACAGAAAAAAGCCACAAAAAAAGCTAAAAAAGAGAAGGAGAAAAAAGAAAGAGAACAAAAAGAAAAGCGTAAAAAGGAAAATATAGTAACCATGCAAATTCGCTGTGATACAGCTGTAGCTAAAGGTATGGCTGATAATCCAGAGTGGCAGGGTATAGTACCTAAAAGTGGGATAATATTAGCTAATACAGAATTTAGAATTAAAGAAGGGGATACGGTATTAGATGTATTACTCATGGCTAAAGAACAGTATAAGTTTCACGTAAGTTATAGAGGCGAAGGGGGATCCGCCTATGTAGAAGGAATTAATAATTTATATGAGTTTGATGGTGGTCGTTGGAGTGGCTGGATGTACTGTGTAAATGGCTGGTATCCAAACTATGGAGCAGGAGCATATGTGCTTAAAGGTGGAGATGTAATCGAATGGAACTATACCTGTAATCTAGGCAAAGATTTAGGACAAGAATGGATAGGTGATTAA
- a CDS encoding cation diffusion facilitator family transporter, whose product MDKNNYKKVQQILFTILLANIMVAALKIIIGSIINSASLVADGFHSLSDGSSNVVGLIGIFFASKPEDEDHPYGHNKYETLAGLFISIMLFFAAGKIILNAVGRFKVPIIPEITLESLMVLIFTLIVNIAVSIIEYRKGEELNSQILISDSKHTKSDIFISLGVLATLICVKLGLPPIIDPMVSLVVAGFIIHAGYEIYKENSDVLLDGVAIDSEEIKKIVMSFEEVKDVHKIRSRGTMNNLNIDLHIMVNSSLDVEKTHKLVHDIEDAIKEKYNKNLQLIAHVEPYEEE is encoded by the coding sequence ATGGATAAAAACAATTATAAGAAAGTTCAACAAATTCTATTTACCATTTTATTAGCCAATATAATGGTTGCTGCACTAAAAATAATCATTGGTTCAATTATTAATAGTGCCAGCTTGGTGGCTGATGGATTCCACTCCCTTTCAGATGGTTCTTCTAATGTGGTTGGGCTAATAGGCATCTTTTTTGCATCTAAACCTGAAGATGAAGATCATCCCTATGGACATAATAAATATGAAACTTTGGCTGGTTTATTTATATCTATTATGTTATTTTTTGCTGCTGGGAAGATTATTTTAAATGCAGTTGGAAGATTTAAAGTACCAATAATTCCCGAAATAACGCTAGAAAGCCTTATGGTGTTAATTTTTACTTTAATCGTTAATATAGCCGTTTCCATTATAGAATATAGAAAAGGAGAAGAACTTAATAGTCAAATTCTCATTTCAGATTCAAAACATACAAAAAGTGATATTTTCATATCTTTAGGAGTGTTGGCCACCCTAATTTGTGTTAAGTTAGGTCTACCACCTATAATAGACCCTATGGTTTCATTGGTAGTAGCTGGCTTCATTATTCATGCAGGGTATGAAATCTATAAGGAAAATAGCGATGTGCTTCTTGACGGTGTGGCTATTGATTCAGAGGAGATAAAGAAGATTGTAATGAGCTTTGAAGAGGTTAAAGATGTCCATAAAATAAGAAGTAGAGGCACCATGAACAATCTAAATATTGACCTACATATAATGGTCAATTCTAGTTTGGATGTGGAAAAAACTCATAAGCTAGTTCACGATATAGAAGATGCCATTAAGGAAAAATATAATAAGAATTTACAATTAATAGCCCATGTTGAGCCATACGAGGAAGAATAA
- a CDS encoding CC/Se motif family (seleno)protein, protein MEPSVEMVIPKDESLYHRYDIDGIRVYCSPEVRKKNDEIRLKLMRFFWIKYLYVD, encoded by the coding sequence ATAGAACCATCTGTTGAGATGGTAATACCTAAAGATGAATCTCTCTACCATAGATATGATATAGATGGGATTAGAGTATATTGTTCACCAGAGGTTAGGAAGAAAAATGACGAAATAAGGCTTAAATTGATGAGGTTTTTTTGGATTAAATACCTATATGTAGATTGA
- a CDS encoding N-acetylmuramoyl-L-alanine amidase family protein, producing MAGKPRIHVIKLNRKILLLIGFLLIIIIGIAIFRNQRVTRIFSYKLNQTIVLDPGHGGIDGGTGNPKDILEKDINLDIGIKLKKELIVEGFNVVMTRERDESLEHLSSINSSRYRRDLDARRNIINSNEPLIYISIHVNSSKSSSARGAKIYHFPGSEDGKELAEKIAHSIDLYLYDQYLKDDTIRAEVLSEDFFILRETEYTGVLLEVGFITNLEENRLLKDDEYKRKMAYAIKKGILEYLN from the coding sequence ATGGCTGGGAAACCAAGAATTCATGTAATAAAGTTAAATAGAAAAATATTACTATTAATAGGTTTTTTACTTATTATCATAATTGGCATAGCCATCTTTAGAAACCAGAGGGTAACTAGGATATTTAGTTATAAGCTAAACCAGACTATTGTATTAGATCCAGGGCATGGAGGAATAGATGGAGGTACCGGAAATCCTAAGGATATCTTAGAAAAGGATATTAATTTGGATATAGGGATAAAATTGAAGAAAGAATTAATAGTGGAAGGGTTTAATGTAGTAATGACTAGGGAAAGAGATGAATCCTTGGAACACTTAAGTAGTATCAATTCATCAAGATATAGAAGGGATTTAGATGCTAGACGAAATATCATAAATTCCAATGAACCCTTAATTTACATAAGCATTCATGTAAATTCCAGCAAAAGCTCATCGGCTAGAGGAGCAAAAATATACCATTTTCCAGGGTCGGAAGATGGGAAGGAGTTGGCAGAAAAAATTGCCCATTCCATAGACCTTTACCTTTATGACCAATATTTAAAGGATGATACAATAAGAGCTGAAGTTTTATCGGAGGATTTTTTCATATTAAGGGAAACTGAATATACGGGAGTATTATTAGAAGTAGGGTTTATTACAAATCTAGAGGAAAACAGATTATTAAAAGATGATGAATACAAAAGGAAAATGGCTTATGCTATAAAAAAAGGGATACTTGAGTATTTGAATTGA